A region of Mesorhizobium sp. AR02 DNA encodes the following proteins:
- a CDS encoding N5-glutamine methyltransferase family protein, whose protein sequence is MSKEFSVADAYGTGRAIFMGLELLVAPGALVPRPETELLGTTALGVLHQMNLPAPRIVDMCCGTGNLACAIAHHIPTARVWASDLTDECVEVARRNAAHHDMADRVSVLQGDLFDALSGLGLDGTIDVIVCNPPYISEKRLEGDRAHLVELEPREAFAAGPYGLSIHMRVVKDAPRYLRPGGILLFEVGLGQDRQVMALLERSKAYENIRAVSNEAGEGRVVLGQAKAQA, encoded by the coding sequence ATGAGCAAAGAGTTCAGTGTTGCCGACGCCTATGGCACGGGCCGCGCCATCTTCATGGGACTTGAGCTGCTCGTCGCGCCCGGTGCGCTCGTCCCCCGGCCAGAGACGGAGTTGCTGGGCACGACTGCTCTTGGTGTTTTGCATCAAATGAACCTGCCGGCGCCGCGCATAGTCGACATGTGCTGCGGCACTGGCAATCTGGCGTGTGCCATCGCCCACCACATTCCCACCGCACGTGTCTGGGCGAGCGACCTCACCGATGAATGCGTCGAAGTAGCCCGCCGCAACGCCGCCCATCACGACATGGCTGACCGCGTTTCGGTGCTTCAGGGCGACTTGTTCGACGCGCTCTCCGGCCTGGGGCTTGACGGGACGATCGACGTGATCGTCTGCAATCCGCCCTACATTTCGGAAAAGCGGCTCGAGGGCGACCGCGCGCATCTGGTCGAGCTCGAGCCGCGTGAAGCATTCGCGGCCGGCCCTTACGGCCTGAGCATCCATATGCGGGTGGTGAAAGACGCGCCGCGATACTTGCGGCCTGGCGGCATCCTGCTCTTCGAGGTCGGCCTTGGCCAGGACCGGCAGGTGATGGCTCTGCTGGAGCGCAGCAAGGCATACGAGAACATCCGTGCTGTCTCCAACGAAGCGGGCGAGGGCCGGGTGGTTCTGGGACAAGCCAAGGCGCAGGCATGA
- a CDS encoding acyl carrier protein: MLTVKDRTYSEQIRNFLVSNFYVSDVKALVNDTSLLDQGIVDSTGVLEIIGFIEETFGIIVEDSELLPENLDSIRGIEQYIIRKMN; encoded by the coding sequence ATGTTGACTGTCAAGGACCGAACCTACAGCGAGCAGATCCGCAATTTCCTGGTTTCGAATTTCTACGTGAGCGACGTGAAGGCGTTGGTGAACGACACGTCCTTGCTCGATCAAGGCATCGTCGACTCGACGGGGGTGCTTGAGATTATCGGCTTTATCGAGGAGACCTTTGGCATCATCGTCGAAGATAGCGAACTCTTGCCTGAAAACCTCGATTCCATTCGGGGGATCGAGCAATACATCATCCGCAAAATGAACTGA
- a CDS encoding class I adenylate-forming enzyme family protein, with protein sequence MLHDAVPLLHDYLAHSAGRLGGKVALVCGKQRVTYGELEARANAIAHDLAGSGVVRGDRVMIFADNTVETVVSFWAVLKANAVVCIVNPLTKSDKLDYLLNDCRPAALITDAHLHPIFREPARGCPSLLRVIVSGSTDDVDLSQLPHAVRWDTAVANGGDAPPARRCIDVDLAAIIYTSGSTGEPKGVMLTHRNMMTACASIASYLELAEDEVILNVLPLAFDYGLYQMIMAFRTGARLVLERSFAFPAQILGVIRQEGVTGFPGVPTIFAALSELKSLKDQDFSSIRYVTNTAAALPLKHILMLRDLFSSARIYSMYGLTECKRCTYLPPADLERKPLSVGIAIPNTEMWIVDEHDRRVGPGVVGQLVIRGATVMKGYWGKPEATARKLKSGPLPGEQVLYTGDYCRMDTEGYLYFVGRGDEIIKSRGEKVAPKEVENVLMNIPGVREAAVIGVPDELLGQAVKAFVVMEHGRTIGEKQLQMECQKRLENFMVPKSIVVVASLPMTDTGKLKKTALS encoded by the coding sequence ATGTTGCATGATGCCGTACCTCTGCTGCATGACTACCTCGCCCACTCCGCCGGCCGGCTTGGCGGCAAGGTTGCGCTGGTGTGCGGCAAGCAACGTGTCACCTATGGTGAGCTCGAGGCGCGCGCCAATGCAATCGCCCATGATCTGGCAGGATCAGGCGTCGTGCGCGGCGATCGCGTGATGATCTTCGCCGACAACACCGTCGAGACGGTGGTGAGCTTCTGGGCGGTGCTCAAGGCAAATGCGGTGGTGTGCATCGTCAACCCGCTCACCAAGAGTGACAAGCTTGATTATCTGCTCAACGACTGCCGACCGGCGGCGCTGATCACGGACGCGCATCTGCACCCCATCTTCCGCGAGCCGGCGCGCGGTTGCCCGTCACTTCTGCGGGTGATCGTTTCCGGATCGACCGATGACGTCGACCTCTCCCAATTGCCGCATGCCGTGCGCTGGGACACCGCGGTCGCCAACGGCGGCGATGCACCGCCGGCGCGGCGTTGCATCGATGTCGATCTTGCCGCCATCATCTACACGTCCGGGTCGACAGGCGAACCCAAGGGCGTGATGCTGACGCACAGGAACATGATGACCGCGTGCGCGTCTATCGCTTCCTACCTCGAGCTTGCCGAGGACGAGGTGATCCTCAATGTCCTACCCCTCGCCTTCGACTACGGCCTGTACCAGATGATCATGGCGTTTCGTACCGGCGCCCGGCTGGTGCTCGAACGCTCGTTCGCTTTCCCGGCGCAGATCCTTGGGGTGATCAGGCAAGAGGGGGTTACGGGCTTTCCCGGCGTGCCGACCATCTTTGCGGCACTCTCCGAACTCAAGTCCCTTAAAGATCAGGACTTCTCGAGCATTCGCTACGTCACAAACACCGCGGCGGCCCTGCCCCTCAAGCATATTCTCATGCTTCGGGATCTGTTTTCGAGTGCGCGCATCTATTCGATGTACGGCCTCACCGAATGCAAGCGTTGCACCTATTTGCCGCCGGCGGATCTCGAGCGAAAGCCATTGAGCGTCGGGATCGCGATCCCGAATACGGAAATGTGGATCGTAGACGAACATGACAGGCGGGTGGGGCCCGGCGTCGTTGGCCAGCTCGTTATTCGCGGCGCAACGGTGATGAAGGGATATTGGGGCAAGCCCGAGGCGACGGCCAGGAAGCTCAAATCCGGCCCGCTGCCCGGCGAGCAGGTCCTGTACACCGGCGACTACTGCCGGATGGACACGGAGGGTTACCTCTACTTCGTTGGCCGTGGTGACGAGATCATTAAGTCGCGAGGCGAGAAGGTGGCGCCGAAGGAAGTGGAGAACGTCCTTATGAATATTCCCGGCGTTCGGGAAGCGGCGGTCATCGGTGTTCCCGACGAACTCCTTGGGCAGGCGGTGAAGGCGTTTGTCGTCATGGAACATGGAAGAACCATCGGCGAAAAACAGCTGCAGATGGAGTGCCAGAAACGACTGGAAAACTTCATGGTTCCGAAGTCCATCGTCGTCGTGGCCAGCCTGCCGATGACAGACACAGGCAAACTCAAGAAAACGGCCCTGTCATGA
- the asnB gene encoding asparagine synthase (glutamine-hydrolyzing) yields MCGIAGIVALNAAAASPSREALMRMVGALAHRGPDERGLYRDKRAGLAHARLSVVDLSSGQQPLADTGDTTWIVFNGEIFNYVELREKLIALGHRFRTRSDTEVALHAYRAWGEAAFERMNGQWAIAIWDSIAGRLVLSRDRFGICPLHFCEHAGRLYFASEVKAIFAADPTIPRAFDPAGLDQTFTLWTVVPPQGVFQGIHELVPGHVRTYQDGTVREQAFWQPSYPENFGSRHGEFTGSCDDAVDRVRGALEAATALRMVRADVPVGCYLSGGLDSSLVTTLGRRFAGRRFQTFSLRFADAEYDETRFQRLVAEATGSEHHEVVVSRSDIAAIFPEVIYHTERPILRTAPAPLFLLSRLVRERGIKVVLTGEGADEMFAGYDLFREGKVRRFWGHQPASTRRSRLLERLYPYLTRSPVQQQAMARQFFGRGIESYDAPGFAHDTRWRSTSAIKRLFSADLRAESQRRDAVSELLARLPAAFSRWSPLAQDQYLEIQTLMSGYLLSSQGDRMLMAHSVEGRFPFLDDELVRLANSLPPSYKLRVLDEKHVLKRVAEPIIPSEIVTRKKQPFRAPNALCFTADAAPEYIREALSETAIREANVFDPASVTRLLGKCQARTGDGDLSNADNMALVGVLSTQLLHQQFVASCPSGTRVHGLSVDVDCEHREERLHVA; encoded by the coding sequence ATGTGCGGCATCGCTGGAATTGTGGCGCTGAACGCCGCGGCGGCGTCTCCTTCGCGCGAGGCGCTGATGCGGATGGTGGGTGCGCTGGCGCATCGCGGCCCGGACGAGCGCGGCCTTTACCGGGACAAACGCGCGGGGCTGGCGCATGCCCGCCTGTCCGTCGTCGATCTTTCCAGTGGCCAGCAGCCGCTTGCGGACACAGGCGACACGACCTGGATCGTGTTCAACGGCGAGATATTCAATTACGTCGAGTTGCGTGAAAAGCTGATTGCACTCGGCCACCGCTTCCGAACCCGCAGCGACACAGAGGTCGCGCTACACGCATATCGTGCGTGGGGAGAAGCGGCCTTCGAGCGTATGAACGGCCAATGGGCAATCGCAATCTGGGACTCGATAGCGGGTCGTCTCGTCTTGTCGCGCGACCGGTTCGGCATTTGCCCCCTGCATTTCTGTGAGCACGCGGGCCGGCTTTATTTCGCCAGCGAAGTGAAGGCCATTTTCGCGGCCGATCCAACCATCCCTCGCGCCTTTGATCCCGCCGGCCTCGATCAGACCTTCACGCTCTGGACAGTCGTTCCGCCGCAAGGCGTATTTCAGGGGATCCATGAACTCGTGCCAGGGCATGTCCGCACCTACCAGGATGGCACCGTTCGCGAGCAGGCCTTCTGGCAGCCTTCCTACCCCGAAAATTTCGGATCGCGGCACGGCGAGTTCACCGGGTCGTGCGATGACGCGGTGGACCGCGTGCGTGGCGCCCTCGAGGCCGCGACGGCGCTCCGAATGGTGCGCGCCGACGTGCCTGTCGGCTGTTACCTCTCCGGAGGGCTGGACAGTTCGCTTGTGACGACATTGGGACGGCGCTTCGCCGGCCGACGCTTCCAGACCTTCTCCTTGCGTTTTGCCGACGCCGAATATGACGAGACCCGCTTCCAGCGCCTGGTTGCCGAAGCAACCGGCAGTGAGCACCATGAAGTGGTGGTTTCGCGCAGCGATATCGCCGCAATCTTTCCGGAGGTGATCTACCACACCGAGCGCCCGATACTGAGGACCGCCCCGGCGCCGCTGTTCCTGCTCTCGAGGCTGGTGCGCGAGCGTGGCATCAAGGTCGTGCTGACCGGCGAGGGTGCCGACGAAATGTTTGCTGGCTACGACCTGTTCCGCGAAGGCAAGGTTCGCCGCTTCTGGGGACACCAGCCGGCATCGACACGACGCTCGCGGCTCCTGGAGCGCCTTTACCCGTATCTCACTCGCTCGCCGGTGCAACAGCAAGCGATGGCGCGCCAGTTCTTCGGGCGCGGTATCGAGAGCTATGACGCCCCCGGCTTTGCCCATGACACGCGCTGGCGCAGCACCAGCGCCATCAAGCGCTTGTTTTCCGCGGACCTGCGCGCCGAGTCCCAGCGCCGCGACGCTGTGTCGGAACTGCTCGCCCGCCTGCCCGCGGCGTTTTCGCGTTGGAGCCCTCTTGCGCAGGACCAATATCTCGAGATCCAGACATTGATGTCGGGCTATCTGCTTTCTTCGCAAGGCGACAGGATGCTGATGGCTCACTCCGTCGAGGGGCGCTTCCCGTTCCTGGACGATGAACTTGTGAGGCTCGCGAATTCACTTCCGCCTTCCTACAAGCTGCGTGTCCTCGATGAGAAGCACGTGCTCAAACGCGTGGCAGAGCCGATCATCCCCTCTGAGATCGTAACACGCAAGAAGCAGCCATTCCGGGCGCCCAACGCGCTTTGCTTCACCGCCGACGCCGCACCGGAATACATTCGCGAAGCGCTTTCGGAGACAGCGATACGCGAGGCGAATGTTTTCGATCCGGCTTCGGTCACACGCCTGCTCGGCAAGTGCCAGGCCAGGACCGGTGACGGTGATCTTTCCAATGCCGACAACATGGCGCTCGTCGGCGTGCTGTCTACCCAACTCCTTCATCAGCAGTTTGTCGCGAGCTGTCCCAGTGGAACCCGCGTGCATGGGCTCAGCGTCGACGTCGACTGCGAACATCGGGAGGAGCGCTTGCATGTTGCATGA
- the nadE gene encoding NAD(+) synthase, translating into MLVLDARAEVDRIVDTLRRQVLGTLHRRGVVVGLSGGIDSSVVATLCTRAFGKDKVLGLFMPERDSSGDSLRLGRRVAAQLGIESVLENIGPALEAIGAYSRQLEAIRTVVPDYGDGWKCKLVLEPVLESNGLNITRLTVQDPEGKVDTVRLSPAAYLQIVAATNYKQRLRKMTEYYHADRLKYAVAGTPNRLEYDQGFFVKQGDGTADLMPIVHLYKTQVYQLAEYLGVDEEIRRRAPTTDTFSMAQSQEEFYFALPYHLMDLCLCGLNHGIASDEVAAVAGLTEPQLQKVFKDIDAKRRAAHYLHARPLLSVEIGED; encoded by the coding sequence GTGCTGGTGCTCGATGCTCGTGCGGAGGTCGATCGCATCGTTGACACCTTGCGCAGGCAGGTTCTTGGCACGCTCCATCGTCGAGGCGTGGTTGTCGGCCTTTCCGGCGGCATCGACAGTTCCGTCGTCGCGACCTTGTGCACGCGCGCGTTCGGGAAGGACAAGGTCTTGGGACTGTTCATGCCGGAGCGGGATTCCTCCGGCGACTCCCTTAGACTTGGCCGCCGTGTCGCGGCCCAGCTTGGCATTGAGAGCGTCCTGGAAAACATAGGCCCGGCACTGGAGGCCATTGGCGCCTATAGCCGGCAGCTCGAGGCAATCCGAACCGTCGTTCCCGACTATGGGGACGGCTGGAAATGCAAGCTGGTGCTTGAGCCGGTTCTCGAGAGCAACGGCCTCAACATCACCCGGCTCACCGTCCAGGACCCAGAGGGTAAGGTCGACACGGTGCGTCTGTCGCCAGCTGCCTATCTGCAGATCGTCGCAGCGACCAACTATAAGCAGCGCCTGCGCAAGATGACGGAATACTACCACGCCGACCGCCTCAAATACGCGGTTGCGGGGACACCAAACCGTTTGGAGTACGACCAGGGGTTTTTCGTCAAGCAAGGTGACGGAACCGCCGACCTGATGCCGATCGTCCACCTTTACAAAACCCAGGTTTATCAGCTCGCGGAATATCTCGGCGTGGACGAGGAAATCCGGCGGCGGGCACCGACAACCGACACATTCTCCATGGCGCAAAGCCAGGAGGAATTCTACTTCGCGCTGCCCTATCACCTGATGGATCTATGCCTTTGCGGCCTGAACCACGGGATCGCCAGCGATGAGGTCGCGGCGGTTGCCGGCCTCACCGAGCCCCAGCTGCAGAAAGTCTTCAAGGACATCGACGCGAAACGGCGGGCCGCCCACTATCTTCACGCGCGACCTTTGCTTTCCGTGGAAATTGGCGAGGATTGA
- a CDS encoding non-ribosomal peptide synthetase, whose amino-acid sequence MSSAYLHSEAVNQDLQVDCRPTTTRKWSDVPEYALDQGGPVWRHYQQMGAEFADIPVFDHLGNVARQYPDKLAIGDGTNRLTYSELFRAVETLSHRIAVAVPEGQAVGILHANSVWYAVAILASIAAGRPSVPLNIRDPGSRIIEIVNAARLGAIIGAGNVHPVDLAQDVLWIDIAAAVAPNDQKSSQQPQPTPVSVDAPAMVLYTSGSTGRPKGIVNSQRSLLWRVRQYVDACHINADDVFLPLTGPATIAGCREIFTALLTGATLHLLEVEAVGLRAVRARVQAEGVTVVYLVPALLRALLTEAPADAFQSLRVARLGGEKVSWTDIALLRKAVSDQCLIQIGYSSTETTGSQWFLPPDWPEQDASVPVGRLLPGMAFAIVDEAGRNVGTGESGELLIRSPYVLLGHWENGVVVPARPDPDDPDVRLFATGDLVRLDDDGLLWIVGRKGRQIKINGRRIEPAELERVLRCAPSVADAVAIVTPAEELIAFAVPQHFAGAAFADELRQLVRTTLPAPLCPLRLHTIAAIPRLLGGKVDLATLTEMDRSERKTAPAARPSTPRPPPARGELNTRQMVQHAWMHVLNTGVAAGNWDDAGGDSLQLLHCVMAIESAIGQELGLEAFTVGMSFDQMVEAVVSAQAGERRATKHHPPVLFLFPGSVGYGPSLAAFAAAMGKVARVSPIRYPGLAAILDGHNTLSAMAAAALEQISRAQPAGPVRLLGHSLGGAVAFEVAARLLEAGRSVRFLGILDTSLLDEPSNHWETLTRTFHRIRTNRISAHRMACRALAKITVAMGCEAYLARILDRFAKGEFNPTSFRTKLELQEVLRAQSFFQWLEAPKPALPISGTLFRCRREGMPRALGWDSALAHLDVVPIKGNHIDLVIEPNLATNRPLIETAVVQTYSPAESRKREDLSST is encoded by the coding sequence ATGTCTTCAGCGTATTTGCACTCGGAAGCGGTGAATCAAGATCTACAGGTGGATTGTCGACCAACGACGACCCGCAAATGGTCAGATGTGCCTGAATATGCTCTTGACCAGGGAGGCCCTGTCTGGCGCCACTATCAACAGATGGGCGCCGAATTTGCGGACATTCCCGTCTTCGATCACCTTGGAAACGTCGCAAGGCAATATCCCGACAAGCTCGCGATTGGCGACGGCACCAATCGCCTGACTTACTCGGAGCTTTTCCGGGCTGTCGAGACACTGTCTCACCGGATCGCCGTTGCCGTCCCCGAAGGACAGGCGGTCGGCATCCTTCATGCCAACTCGGTCTGGTACGCTGTGGCAATACTGGCGAGCATCGCGGCCGGGCGGCCTTCCGTTCCGCTCAATATAAGAGATCCAGGCTCCCGGATCATCGAGATTGTGAACGCCGCACGGCTCGGCGCCATCATAGGCGCTGGAAATGTTCACCCCGTCGATCTGGCGCAGGACGTCCTATGGATCGATATTGCGGCCGCCGTCGCGCCGAACGATCAAAAGTCATCACAGCAACCGCAGCCCACTCCGGTTTCCGTCGATGCGCCGGCAATGGTGCTTTACACCTCAGGTAGCACAGGACGTCCCAAGGGGATCGTCAACAGCCAACGCAGCCTGCTGTGGCGGGTCCGGCAATATGTTGACGCGTGCCATATCAACGCAGATGACGTTTTTCTGCCGCTGACCGGGCCCGCCACGATTGCCGGTTGCCGGGAGATTTTTACGGCGTTGCTGACGGGCGCCACGTTGCATCTTCTCGAGGTGGAGGCGGTCGGCCTGCGCGCCGTCCGCGCTCGGGTTCAAGCCGAAGGCGTAACGGTTGTGTATCTTGTGCCGGCGCTGCTTCGGGCACTCCTGACTGAGGCCCCAGCTGACGCCTTCCAGTCACTCAGAGTGGCCCGGCTCGGTGGCGAGAAGGTGTCGTGGACGGACATCGCGTTGCTGCGCAAAGCCGTTTCGGACCAGTGCCTGATCCAGATCGGCTACTCATCAACGGAAACCACCGGTTCGCAATGGTTCTTGCCGCCGGACTGGCCGGAGCAAGACGCGTCGGTTCCCGTTGGCAGGCTGCTTCCCGGGATGGCATTCGCTATTGTCGACGAAGCCGGGCGCAATGTTGGGACAGGCGAGAGTGGAGAGCTTCTGATCAGAAGCCCCTATGTTCTGCTTGGTCATTGGGAGAACGGTGTCGTCGTTCCCGCGCGGCCGGACCCGGACGATCCCGATGTTCGGCTTTTTGCGACGGGCGACCTCGTTCGGCTGGACGATGATGGCCTGTTGTGGATCGTCGGCCGCAAAGGGCGCCAGATCAAGATCAATGGTCGACGCATCGAGCCCGCCGAGCTCGAACGGGTCCTGCGTTGCGCGCCTTCGGTGGCGGATGCCGTGGCAATCGTTACGCCAGCGGAGGAACTCATCGCATTCGCGGTTCCCCAGCACTTCGCAGGCGCTGCTTTTGCGGATGAGCTTCGCCAGCTCGTCAGAACAACGTTGCCGGCGCCACTGTGTCCCTTGCGGTTGCACACCATCGCCGCGATCCCGCGCCTGTTGGGAGGGAAGGTCGACCTGGCAACGCTGACCGAAATGGATCGTTCGGAGAGAAAGACGGCGCCAGCCGCCCGGCCGTCCACTCCCCGACCGCCCCCCGCAAGAGGCGAACTGAATACAAGGCAAATGGTGCAGCACGCGTGGATGCACGTTCTCAACACGGGCGTTGCCGCGGGAAACTGGGATGACGCGGGAGGAGATTCGCTGCAGCTGCTGCATTGCGTCATGGCGATCGAAAGCGCTATCGGGCAAGAGCTGGGCCTCGAGGCCTTCACCGTCGGCATGAGCTTCGACCAGATGGTTGAGGCGGTCGTGTCCGCACAGGCGGGCGAACGGCGCGCGACGAAGCATCACCCCCCGGTTCTTTTCCTGTTTCCAGGGTCCGTCGGCTATGGTCCGAGCCTGGCTGCGTTCGCAGCCGCCATGGGCAAAGTCGCCCGGGTGAGCCCCATCCGGTATCCTGGCCTCGCCGCGATACTGGACGGACATAACACTCTCTCCGCCATGGCTGCCGCCGCACTCGAGCAGATAAGCCGCGCCCAACCTGCCGGCCCCGTGCGACTTCTCGGCCATTCGCTTGGTGGCGCGGTTGCATTCGAGGTTGCGGCACGGCTTCTGGAAGCCGGGCGGTCGGTGAGGTTTTTGGGTATCCTCGATACGAGCCTTCTGGACGAGCCGAGCAACCATTGGGAGACACTTACCCGCACATTCCATCGTATTCGCACGAATCGCATATCCGCCCACCGAATGGCTTGCCGAGCCCTTGCGAAAATCACCGTTGCCATGGGCTGCGAAGCGTATCTCGCCAGGATTCTCGACCGGTTTGCCAAGGGAGAGTTCAACCCGACGAGCTTCAGAACCAAACTGGAACTGCAGGAGGTCTTGCGGGCGCAGTCTTTCTTCCAGTGGCTCGAGGCGCCGAAACCGGCTCTGCCCATCTCCGGCACCTTGTTTCGATGTCGTCGGGAGGGAATGCCTCGGGCTTTGGGCTGGGATAGCGCTTTGGCACACCTGGACGTGGTTCCAATCAAGGGCAACCACATCGACCTTGTCATAGAGCCTAATCTTGCCACCAACCGTCCGCTCATCGAGACGGCCGTCGTGCAGACCTACTCCCCGGCCGAGTCTCGCAAAAGGGAGGATTTGTCATCGACGTAA
- a CDS encoding AAA family ATPase, with the protein MIIELFGPPGAGKTTLLRGLCQGMAKHGINVKTVNGYRLIEYGSAQDDGPEVRHGIGRIGKKIATSGPVLLSTLPKDGVAARLLASIPLRSRTWSWRMKVDIALLCESWRQAQESEGYFIFEEGLIQALCALVVLARTPSIDVVRDCLAFLPRPDLLIQLDAPQETLRSRLMDRHAQQPLLEVLLFELGVDRGLRQAEISREIGECLRQDRWPLIKVNGGEPHDFNKVIARVLEEHETAPEWPRR; encoded by the coding sequence ATGATCATCGAGTTGTTTGGGCCGCCTGGTGCAGGCAAGACCACACTTCTTCGCGGCCTCTGCCAGGGGATGGCGAAACACGGCATCAACGTGAAGACAGTGAACGGGTATCGCCTGATCGAATATGGGTCGGCCCAGGACGACGGTCCGGAAGTACGCCATGGCATTGGGCGTATTGGCAAGAAGATTGCCACATCCGGTCCTGTCCTGCTGTCGACCTTGCCAAAGGACGGTGTCGCGGCCCGGCTTCTGGCATCAATCCCTCTACGAAGCCGCACATGGTCATGGCGCATGAAGGTCGACATCGCCCTGCTGTGCGAGTCCTGGCGTCAGGCACAGGAATCGGAAGGCTACTTCATTTTCGAAGAGGGCCTAATCCAGGCTTTGTGTGCGCTGGTTGTGCTGGCGCGAACTCCAAGCATTGACGTGGTTCGTGACTGCCTGGCGTTCCTGCCGCGACCGGACCTCCTTATCCAGCTCGATGCGCCGCAGGAAACGTTGCGCAGCCGTCTTATGGATCGGCATGCGCAGCAACCGCTCCTCGAGGTCCTGCTGTTCGAACTCGGCGTGGACAGGGGGTTGAGGCAGGCCGAGATCTCAAGGGAGATCGGCGAATGCCTGCGCCAGGACCGATGGCCCTTGATAAAAGTCAACGGTGGTGAACCTCACGATTTCAACAAGGTCATCGCGCGGGTCTTGGAAGAGCATGAGACTGCCCCGGAGTGGCCAAGGCGATAA
- a CDS encoding DUF768 domain-containing protein, which translates to MSARGIEFLQKWVEDNVPPISNPDPALAAKLADQATADAIRAGIRPEEISEEVGSMLTTMLEVLDQRDTK; encoded by the coding sequence ATGAGCGCTCGGGGCATCGAATTCCTGCAGAAATGGGTGGAGGACAATGTTCCACCCATTTCGAACCCCGACCCGGCCCTTGCGGCGAAACTCGCAGACCAAGCAACGGCGGATGCCATCAGGGCGGGAATTCGCCCCGAGGAAATCTCGGAAGAAGTCGGAAGCATGTTGACCACCATGCTTGAGGTGCTCGACCAACGCGATACGAAATGA
- a CDS encoding calcium-binding protein, giving the protein MTTLHYASGGSASEVTAAGFNLVDVSSVDELNALPAGTKGLVWLNEANGATSSFIQKVTPFIGNPKAFGFFLVDEPDPTGKWGTYATAANLKAESDWIHTNLPGAKTFITMMNMGSSANPDFSNTYNPANTHIDYYGVDPYPVRTGTSTVDYNMIDRNVAAAVASGIPVSQIVPVYQTFGGGSFTTDTGGQYVLPTVAQEQTMLDHWAKVAPSPAFDYAYAWGSQQGDTALGNSSALQALFLQHNQSTTSTPSTGDTTGSTVPPTSTVPPPSTVPPVSSVPPVSSVPPVSSVPPTTSVPSTSDHTFYGTGGADVLHGTTGADTMIGRGYNDTYYVNNAGDKVVELPGGGNDTVLASVSYVLSAGSEIEHLATTSKSDTSPINLKGNEFSQTIDGNAGNNYINGGGGKDVLTGNGGADVFVFKSALNTSNVDKITDFNVAQDKILLDHTVFTGLQGSTLPTSAFHVGKGAHDSGDHIIYNSSTGALSFDADGAGGAHQIQFATLAPHLALTASSFLVM; this is encoded by the coding sequence ATGACAACCCTCCATTACGCCTCGGGTGGATCGGCCTCCGAGGTCACCGCCGCCGGATTCAATCTTGTCGACGTTTCATCCGTGGACGAACTCAACGCCTTGCCGGCCGGCACGAAAGGTCTGGTGTGGCTCAATGAAGCCAATGGCGCAACCTCGTCCTTTATCCAGAAAGTCACGCCCTTCATCGGCAATCCGAAGGCATTCGGCTTCTTCCTCGTCGATGAGCCGGACCCGACCGGCAAATGGGGGACCTATGCCACTGCCGCGAATCTGAAGGCGGAATCCGACTGGATCCACACAAACCTGCCCGGCGCCAAGACCTTCATCACCATGATGAACATGGGGTCTTCCGCAAATCCCGATTTTTCAAACACTTACAATCCCGCCAACACGCATATCGACTATTACGGCGTGGATCCCTACCCGGTACGCACCGGCACAAGCACGGTTGACTACAACATGATCGACAGGAACGTGGCCGCGGCTGTCGCCTCGGGCATCCCGGTCAGCCAGATCGTTCCGGTTTACCAGACGTTTGGGGGCGGCAGTTTCACAACTGATACGGGCGGCCAATATGTCCTTCCCACCGTCGCCCAGGAACAGACCATGCTGGACCACTGGGCCAAGGTGGCGCCATCGCCCGCCTTCGACTATGCCTATGCGTGGGGTTCTCAACAGGGCGACACGGCGCTTGGCAACTCGTCGGCGCTGCAAGCCCTCTTCCTTCAGCACAACCAGAGCACCACCAGCACGCCTTCGACCGGCGATACGACTGGCAGCACTGTGCCCCCAACCAGCACCGTGCCTCCGCCCAGCACCGTGCCTCCGGTCAGCAGTGTGCCTCCGGTCAGCAGTGTGCCTCCGGTCAGCAGTGTGCCCCCGACCACCAGTGTGCCTTCGACCAGCGATCACACTTTCTACGGCACGGGCGGCGCGGATGTGCTTCACGGCACCACTGGCGCCGACACGATGATCGGCCGCGGCTACAACGACACCTATTATGTCAACAACGCCGGCGACAAGGTGGTGGAACTGCCGGGCGGCGGCAACGATACCGTGCTGGCATCGGTGAGTTATGTATTGTCGGCCGGCTCGGAGATCGAACATCTCGCCACCACGAGCAAGTCCGACACCTCCCCCATCAATCTCAAAGGAAACGAGTTCTCCCAAACCATAGATGGCAATGCCGGCAACAACTACATCAACGGCGGTGGCGGGAAAGACGTTCTCACGGGAAATGGGGGCGCGGATGTCTTTGTCTTCAAATCCGCCCTCAATACCAGCAATGTCGACAAGATCACCGACTTCAATGTGGCCCAGGACAAGATCCTTCTCGACCACACTGTGTTTACCGGCCTTCAAGGCAGCACCCTTCCCACCTCGGCATTCCACGTCGGCAAGGGTGCGCATGACAGCGGTGACCACATCATCTACAACAGTTCGACCGGCGCCCTCTCTTTCGACGCCGATGGCGCAGGCGGCGCACACCAGATCCAGTTTGCCACTCTTGCTCCGCACCTGGCGTTGACGGCGTCTTCGTTCCTCGTAATGTGA